Part of the Leptolyngbya boryana PCC 6306 genome is shown below.
TACCGTGGTCTGAGCTTTTGGAGGATCAACACCTCTATTTCCAACGATTGTAACCAATCCTCGAACGGAAGGGAAACAAAAGCGATCGACACCTCCTCTGTTTGAATGCCTTCAACCCAAGCCCAGAAAAACGCCTTATGCCCATTCTTCAGACGTTCTCTCAATCCTTTTCCTTTTCCAACATATAGAATTTCTCCAGATCTATGCTTGATCGCATAGATTCCAGGATGGCTGGGCAATCCTTCTAGCTCTTTAGTGATCGGATGACCGCGATCGAAATCGGTTGAGTACAAGACTGCAAGCATTCGGTCCGCTTTTGCTCGAAGCTCATCATTCATAAAACGCTGCTCTTTTTAATTCCGATATCTTTACCCGTTTTGAGGTAAGGTCACGATCGCAGATCGCGCTTTCTGGCGATCGAGCAAATTCTCAACGAGCGTAATTTGTTGCTCCAGCTCCACGATCGCATCTCGACGCGCCAGAGCCTGCTGCCATTCTCGATGTCTTTCGCTGCCGGGTTTACCGAGCGATCGCGCTTTTACCTTCATGTCTCCCGGCTTTTTGACGTTGAGCTTAATGTACTCATAGGTCTTACCACTCTCCTTCGTTTCAACTTGCGGCGAAAGCCAGTAGTATGCAGGTGCAACTTCGCCAGATTTTCGGATCTGCGCGATCGCGTCAAGCAGCCGACGACGTTCCGCTTGGAGATGAGGGCTTACGGAAATATTTTCGACGTGATTCATTTCATTATCATATCGAAAATTGCGATTCCAGGAGCCGATTAAAACATTTTCGATATGGTAGAACCTTTTATCGCATCGAAAAGGTTTCTGATTCACGCTCGTATTCAGCTTTGCGCTTCGACGCAACCGATTCAGAAGTTGCAGGAAGTGGAGTGGTAGCATAGACACAAATACTTTGAGAAAAATTTCTGACGATCGGAGACCGAGCCGTGAAACCGGGCAATTCTCGCAGTCGTGCCACTAAGAGCCGTAAACCGAAACAAGCAATCGCCCCAGACGGGTTGCCTCAGTTGTCGATCGGGCATCCACAGAACCCACAAGAACTCGAATTGAACTCGGCGAGCAGCGCTATCCCTGATATGGCTGACTCTCTAGATGTAAACAGTTCACTGCCTGTCTTACCAAGAGTTGCTCAAGTTCCTCCAACTGCCCAACAAATCAAAGTTACAGCTCAATATCTTAAAACTCGATCGCCGCTACTCGATCTGGTTACAGTTCAACTGACTCAGCGACTTGTCACGATTTATCAGCAGCGAGTTTCTAATTCAACCAGCGGTTCATCTGCGACCGAGACGAATCTACCCTACTTTGAGGTGATTGCAAATGACAGCGTTCCTGCAACGATCAGAACCAATCTTGAAGGTGAAACGCTGCTGAGCCGAGTTAAATCGCTAGTCGAGACGATATTTGAGCAACGCCATCTTTGGGAAGAAGCAGCAAAGGAGATTTGGTCAAATTTAGTTGTCTGGGCGCTCGAAGACCTGAAGCGGGTAGATAGTGGTGAGTCTGCTCCTGAATCGCCAGAAGTGCTACAGCAGAAACTTTCTGATTATCTATTTGGGCAGAATTCGATCTCCGTTCAAAGCAAGATCCATCGGCTTGAAGAATTCTATTCCCAAACGCTGGTCAACCAAATTCAGAGCGATCTAGATTTACCAAACTATCCGTTGGTTGCCCTGGCGCAACTCCTCGGATTGCACAGTGGCGAGATTGAAAAGCCGTCTCCTCCAACCGAAGTTCGGCTATCACAGGTCGATGCGATCGCGGCGATTCCGACAGGTTTACCGATCGTCAGCAGTATCTCAGCCCAGCTTCAAACCGATCTTTGGAAGCCAGATGCCAGCGGCATCGCGCATTTTCGCTATGCGTCAAGAACAAATCAAAGCAATTTTCTCGAACACTACATTACAAGTCCGGGTGACATTGAAGCTTTACCCTGGGAAGCAGCCGAACAAATCATCAACAAGTTTGGCTTCAATACCGTAAAATTGCAATTCATCTTCGCGGCTCACGCTATGCGTCAAGGGAAGCCGTGGGAAAGTACGTTTACCCTAAAAGCCAGTGATATTGTAGCTGAATTGGGTTGGGATAGAAATCATAGTTCGACCTTACCCACGAAGCGAAATGAAGTTGCCAGCATTGCTTATGCCTTATCTTGCTTGCTCGTTAAAGCCGTCTGGATTGAAGGACGAGGCAACAAAAAACTAGATGCAAGTACTCCGGTTGGCAGGATGTGGGAAGTTCTGATCGATGTACATGGACAGTTTGACTTAACCACTGGCAAAATCGAGCAGCCCAATGAGGTTTACATCACAGTACGTCCGGGCTTGTGGACAGCACATTTCCTGAATCAAGCTGGAAGTAAAGCAAAGGAAGCGTTGTACCAGTTCGGCTATCTTGCGCTGAACATTCTCAAACTTGATCCCTATCACGATGAGTTAACGCTACGTTTAGCAATTCATTTGACGTTAGATGTTCGGATTCGAGCCAGAGATCGCAACCCATATGAATATAAAGTCCGATCGCTGCTTGAAGCCGTTCTCACCGAAAGTGCAGTTCGAGAAGCCCGACAAAGTAGCGAAAAATCACGATCGCTGTTTGATCGCTGGAATCACGCACTCAAACTTCTCCTGAATCTAGGCTGGCATCCAGAAGACTACTCACCAGAATCAAGTGGACAACCAGACACAACCCCCATGTTCTACGTGAAACCCTTTCCAGAATGGTTGAATCCAGATCAAAAGCGACGTAAACCAAAGGGCTGGATTGAATTATGGTTAGAGCAGAAACTGGTGATTAAGCCACCGAATCCGATTCCTCAACGCATGGAAGCACTGACTCAATCAAAGCAGCCTCGACAGAAGCAGTTAGGCGGCAATTCTGCGACGGAAAAACTGACCGGCTCTGAAGTGAAAACAGCTCGCAAAGCCAGAAAGTGGACTCAGGCAAAGCTGGCGGGAACGATCGATGTGGATCAAAGTCTGATTGCTAAAATCGAGTCGAGTAAGCGTCCGATCACACCTGAGCTTGAAACTGCCCTCCGGCGCGTATTGGAGTTATGACTAATTGCCAGATTTTTGCGCTCAATTGATTGTCATAAATCGAGCTTGTCATAAAAATTTTAACGGTCAAAATCGAGCTTAAACTCGTATCACACGGGCATTTGATGCTTATGACAAACGACTCCAAATTCTCCCAATTTAGCTCCGTATTCTCCCATGATCTACCCCAAATTCTCCCATAATCTTTTTTCGGACTCTTGATGCTATAAGGCTTTCGGGGCTTTTATGACATCTGATCAGTCTGATCAAGACTGATCCGCACTAAAACGCCGAAAAATTGGATCTGTCATAATTCCGCGCAGTCGTTCTGCTTGCCTTGCAGGTTTCAGTATCATTCTGCGTCAGTCCTGTGTTATCAACTTCTTCACCTATCTTTCAATCAATTCAAGAGTCGGAAGATCTGTTTCTGCGATTATTCCCTCATCGCTATGACTACATTTGGGCAACTTATTCAGAGCCGTCACACACTCCAAATTGGCAGACACAAAGCCGTCACCCCTTGAGCGATCGCCAAATCGCTCAAGGGTCTCACCTCTACGGTGTGCGCTTCGGGACAAAAACTCAATATGCGATGCTCGACATCGATGCAGGCAGCTCTTATCACCCGAAACGAGATCCGTTTGCGATCGCTCGCATGATCAGCGCTTTAGAACCACTGGGGCTGGTCAGTTATCTTGTTTGTACTTCGAGCTACAGTGGTGGACTACATATCTATCTTCCATTTGAGGAGCCACAAAGCTCTTGGCAGTGCGCGATCGCGATCTCCGTTTTGCTTGAAAGTGCAGGGTTCATCGTGAAACTGGGACAACTTGAAATCTTTCCAAATCCTAAACTCTATCGGAACGATGGCAGTTTCAGTTTATTCAACGCTCATCGGCTGCCCCTGCAAATCGGCTCCTACTTGTTAAATTCAGACTTTCAACCGATTTGGAGCGATCGCACCACATTTGTACAGCATTGGAACTTTGCTCGATCGCGCAACACAATCAACTCCGGCGCAATTAAGCGTGTCCTAAAGCAGTTCCGTCGCCAGCAATTTCGCATTTCTGGCAAGGCAGATAAGTATCTGAATGACTTGAATGCAGAAATTGAACTTGGCTGGACAGGACATGGACAAACCAATCGACTTTTGGGGCGGATTGCCATGCGATCGTATGTGTTTCATCATGTCATTGCAGGGGGCAAGCCGTTGAGCGGACAAGCCCTGATCGATGAAATTGTGCGAGTCGCGCGATCGCTGCCGGGATACGAAGAATGGTGTCGGCATCAGCATGAGATTGAGCATCGAGCCGCAGAATGGGCGCGGTGTGTCGAAGCTAGTTACTACTTTCATTATGGCGATGCGAATGGAAAATACAAAGCTCAGATCAAAAACCACGATCGTCACATCAGTGAATTACCAGACTGGAATCAACAGCAATCGGAATCTGCACGATCAAAGATTCGGAACGCGATCGCAGATTTGTTGAACAAAGAATCTCTACCCAGTAAAGCAACTGAACGATTTAAGAAACTGCTGCAATACCACATTGGAGGCGGATCGCTTTATCGACATAAAGATCTCTGGCATCCACAGTTCTTAAGTCTGGAAACTGAAGAATCGAGCATCAATCAATCAGAGGATTGTGTTGAAACTACGAGCATTAGCCCTCCAAGCTTATTACCTGGTAATGGCGGTAATTCTTCGGACGAAGCACCTTACGCGATAGCTGCGCCACACGGAAACGTGCTCGATGCAATCAGTCCTGTTCTTCCACCCAGATCGATTGTTGCTGAAGCTTGGCATGATGTGATCCAAGGCGCAGTACAACACGCTGATTCAGCAGCAATGCCAACTTCTCATCAGGTTGAACGTATGCACAGCTATCTATTATCTAGTGATCCAATTTTGATAGCAGAAGCAATCTCCTGGCTGCAAGCTCTTCAAGACTACAGCGCATCAGGGCGGAAGATGGAATCCACTAGCTCCTCGATCGATTCCAGGTCTGAAGAGTTTTGTAGCTCAGACTCAAACCATGTCACTTCGTCTGGGTCTGTTCCCGGTAATTGATAAACCAGCAATACGCCAGTCACTCGCGCTACGGTCAGAGGATCAGGAGAAAGATGGCTGAGCAATCCTTGCGCTTTTTGATAAAGCTGTTGAATTGCGGCTACATCCTGCGGGTGTTCAAGCTCGATGCCTCTGGCACACGGGACGTGCTCGACATCTGCTGTAGACTTTCCTGAACAGCTTGGACGAGTTCTGCATCTTCGGCACTGTCGAATGAATCAGACATAAGGCTTAGCGTAATAACAGCGGTTAAGGTCTCAACTATCTTAATGGTTCGCCGTCATTCTTTTGACTATCCTAGTACTACAATCAAACCAATCTAGTTCTGAACAAGCCGCTATGTCTTACGCAGTGTTAAGCGATGAAACGAAAAAGCATCTCGAACAAGAGCGAGTGCGCCTGATGAACGATCGAGAAACGATCGTGTCAGGAATCGCATCTTCCGTGAGTGCTGAAGTCGATCAAGCCATTCAAACCCTGAATGCCCTGCTTAAGGAAGCACCAAAAGTCGAAGTCGTCCCCGCAAAGGACATCGTTGAATCTGTGACGAAACTATTGGATCAGGCGGCAACTGAAACGCCGACCCAACCTTCTCGCAGAACAAGTACGAAGAAAGCTAAGACCGAAGCAAAAGAGAAGTCAAGCCAACCCCAAGCATTTGATGCCAAGCAACTGAAGCGCAAGTTTAAGGGTATCAGTCTTAGTGATGCGGTCGTTCAAGTCATGCAGCAAGACCCAGCACGAATTTATACAACCGATGACTTGATTGCAGCCCTCTATGACAAGTTCGATGAAGCCGACCTGCCGCGAGCGAGAAAAACCTTGGGAGCGACGTTAATGCACGCCATTCGAGCAGGCAAAGCCGAGAAGGTTCAGGACAAGCCGCCACACTACAAGCTGAGCACTCCTGCTACAGTTTAAGGGAGGTGCATGATGCCCTCGATTCCGGGTGCGCTCGATCCCTTAACCATTAAAATCACGCAACTCCCCGACGCGCTTGTGGTTGAGAACGACTGGCGCAGTTTTACGATCGATACCGGCAGTGCGATTATCAGCGTGAGTGTACGACCGAGGATCTGGAACAACCTCGTCGAGGGGACTAAGCAGTATCGAAATTGGACGGCGATCATCACGGGGAGAATGGGGGAACTGACCGACGTGGGGTTTGTGCTAGAACAGCCAGGAATTCAAATCTTTGATACACCGTTAGGAGAGATTGATTGAGCCGCTTGTCCACGTGACGCGAAGCGTCTAGGCAGCGTTTTCCTGGATGTACGATCGATTCACAGATGCAGCAGAATTATCAAAGTTACCGCTGCTGTAGTTGCTCCTTGGTCTTAGGTAATATAGTTTTATTGCCCTTTTCACGCATCCTAATGAAGTCTCCTCAGTTGCCCCCGCCTGTTGCGTACTGTTTAACTCATACCGGAATCACAATAAAAGATCCAGAATATGGTTGGATGACGGCTTGTGAGAGCCAGGAGCTAGGTTATTTATATCTGATAGAAAATCAATTCGATGCTCCCCAGCCGAATGCCATTGCTCATTTTGTTCTGCCCGCAATTGCCCTTCGAGAACGCATCGCGCAGATTATTGAGCAGGGAGGCGAAATTTATCTCGGCTGAAGTGCTGTTCCTTAAGCAAAAAAACCGTTCCGATCGTTGGAACGGCACTCGACATTGGTATGGGGTTTGTATTTTCTTCTAGCTTAGATTGTAGTCCCTGCCCCGAAGACTAGATCGCTAGTAAGCCTGGTCTTTGAGGGAAGCTTGAGATATCTCAAACGTAGCGGCATTGATGCGATACTTCTGGCACAGCGAACCCTACGGGAAGCGAGGCTACCGCTGCTCGCACTCTTTCGCGATCAAGTAGCTCTAACGATTCTCATAGGAAGCAGAACGGGGCTTTGTCGGCGTTGCGCGTTGAGGACGCAGCGAGTGAGACCGAGGCTTAGACTGGGGCTGTGTCAGTTCTGACGAGAGCGGAGGCGGTAAAGTCGCTTCTACTAAATAAATGCGGCTCCCAGTCAAGACGTTGTAAAACAATCCTACCGTACATTGCCAGCCCTGATGTTCGAGTTCAGCTACACGCAGATCACGCTTTTGCTGTGCCTGTTGAGCATCGTCCCAGTCCTGTTCGAGAAAGACTTCGCAAAGAAAATCCATATAGCTTAAGCGAGTAGGAGGTTGAGTGGTGAATCAGCATCGATCGTGTCCTGCTCAACAGCTTCCCCGAATACTCATTCATCACTCATGATTGAGCTAGAGTTATAGACTCATGCCAGATTGATAACCGCGATCAATGCCATTCACATAACTTTGGCGAATTCGTGCTTGATAGGCTGCGGTTCGCGCTCCGATCTGTGGATCTAACCGATAATCTGCCAGAATTTGAGCGTCTGCAACTCGTTCACGCATCGCAGCATTCGCGCTTTCGTAGTTCAAACGCTGAATCTGCTGAAGCAGATCACGCTCCAGGTCGCTCATCTGTGACGCGAACTGATCCATCAGTTGTTGGTACTCTGCGGAAAACTCGTTGTTCCCGTACATCAGCCTTGCCTCGCTTCTTCAGCAGAAAAATGGTCTTCTTCCCTCAAGGCTAGCACTTTTGTACAAAAACACCAAAACATTCTAAGATTAAATCCATCTTCAGATTTGCAGTAAAGATAGCAGGAAAAATTTGTACAAATTCCTCCTGCGTTTGCGTCTCGAAGCGATTGAATACAGGGAGCGCTAAGCGCATCACAGACCGATGAAAGAGAATTCATGAACTGTGCTCCGAGATCGCTGCACTTGCAGTTGTTCGATGCAACTTTTGCACCAGTTTATCAACTGTTGCGAATCGCTCAACATCTTTCTTCATGACTTTAGATCGGAGTGTTTCTCCATCCACTCGAACAATGTCACCCCGACCTTCTTTAATGTCTGTAATGGTCAGTTGGTTGCCAGAGCGCTGAATCCGATAGTTATCTTTTTGGAACTCGTCTTTGCCAATCTGGTCAAGAAATCGGTGTGCTTGATCGACCAACGTTTTGACTTGCTGCCACTTCTGTTGGTCACGCTGCATTTGGCTTAAATCTTCTGTGGTTGCCTGACCAGTGCCTGTTTTCACCGCAATCCCGACTTCTTTAATTTTCTGCAAATGCTCAGGTGGACGACCAATTTCGAGGGCTTGTCTCCACCACTGCCGCATCTGCTCTAGCGTCGGCGATGAATCATGTGCTTGTAGCATTGGTGCCAGTTGATTTGCTGCCTCTGGATTAATTGCGCTGATGGTCTCGATCGCAACTTGACTTGCAAGAACTGTCTGAGTGGCAGGAGATAACGTTGATTGAACTTTAGGCTCGGTAACATCAGGCAACGTGATTTGCCGATCAATTTCTACAGTGTTTTGTGTTGCCGAATGCAGTTCTTCAGAACTTCTTCCAGTTCCTTGAGGACCCGTTTCCTCAGTCGGGTTTGTGCCTTCTTTGAGATTCGCAGGCGAAAGAACAGACGATTGTATCTCAGAATTCTGCGCGAGTGTAGTTTCTTCATTGACGGGAGTTGGAAGTGTGGCTGGGTCGTCCCAATCGGTGAATTGGTCAGTCATTGCCCATTGGTCTAACGACAGTAGGGTTAATTGCTGCTCGTCGGGCTGCGCTGCTTCGCTAGAATTCTCTACAGACGTAAATAGTGTGGTTTGTGGCTCTAGATCTGATGCAGTAGATAGCGAAGCGGATTGCATGAATTCAACTAGACGATCGGGCGCGAGAATCGAGAGAATCGCTAATCGACGAAACTCAACCGTTAAATCAACGCGATCGCGCTCTGGATAAATCGATTGAAACCGATCAATCAAAGCCTCACGCGCCTGATCTGACGCAAGTACAGATTCAAGTTCAATTTCAGGCTGACCATTAAGCCATCGCTCAAGGTTAGATTGAATGCGATCGCGCTCTTGGTCAAGTTGATGGAGAAACTGAGTGTGTCGGTCTTCGATCACAAACTGAGCGAAAGCGCTGAGATTACTCAGATTCTTGTCCATCTCGCTCCACTCGTCAACGCTGACATAGCCGATGTAAACTTCACTCGGATACTCATGCCAATTTGCCGTCGAACCAATGACCTCAACTTGCAAGAAGTCGTCGTTGCGGGGCGTAACGGTTGCTGTTAATACTCCCCACGTTGTTTCAATCGTTGCATAACCTGGAGTGAGAGTTTGGTGCTCTAACGGTATTTCATGGGCATGAGAATGCTGTTGCGCCCAAGCCTGTGATAGTTCAGATAATGCAGGTACAGTTGGAATTCCACCGAGTTCAGCAAATACGCGATCAGCATCAATGTTGCGAGTGGGAGCGAGATTTCGGAATTGGTCAAACGCGGCAGTGGCAATCGCGATCGTGCGATCGATCTGCTCGCGCTGCTGTCCGCCCACTGCCTCGAATTCATAGCGACCGTTGGCGTTTATCTGTTGGTCATTCTGTTGTGCTGCGTCAATGCGTGTGACGATCTCAGCGAGCTGATTGAGATGATGGCGGATTTGATCGATCGCAGCCGCAGGTACTTTATCGCATTCTCGTTGTGGAGTCGATTGAACAACAGTGGCTCGATGTTCTTGAAGTTTCGCTTCAGCGTTTTCAATTGACTTTGGCGTTGCTTCAACAAAGTAAATTGAAGCAACGCGCTGATCGGCGGTATCGCAAATGTTGATGTAGGGATAAACTTCGCCTTCGGTTTTTGCCCAGTTCGATCGATGAAATCGGTACTCAGAATAGCGTGCTTGCAAATCCTGTAACAGTGGTTCAATCGCATTGATTTTTGCTTCGACATACGATCGACGAATTTCAGAAGCCTCTTGAACTAGGCGCAAAGCCAAAGTGCTTCCATCGACATGAGCATTTTCGTCTGTCGTCAGATTGCGAAGAACC
Proteins encoded:
- a CDS encoding GIY-YIG nuclease family protein, whose amino-acid sequence is MNDELRAKADRMLAVLYSTDFDRGHPITKELEGLPSHPGIYAIKHRSGEILYVGKGKGLRERLKNGHKAFFWAWVEGIQTEEVSIAFVSLPFEDWLQSLEIEVLILQKLRPRYNSQIRQEE
- a CDS encoding helix-turn-helix domain-containing protein, whose protein sequence is MKPGNSRSRATKSRKPKQAIAPDGLPQLSIGHPQNPQELELNSASSAIPDMADSLDVNSSLPVLPRVAQVPPTAQQIKVTAQYLKTRSPLLDLVTVQLTQRLVTIYQQRVSNSTSGSSATETNLPYFEVIANDSVPATIRTNLEGETLLSRVKSLVETIFEQRHLWEEAAKEIWSNLVVWALEDLKRVDSGESAPESPEVLQQKLSDYLFGQNSISVQSKIHRLEEFYSQTLVNQIQSDLDLPNYPLVALAQLLGLHSGEIEKPSPPTEVRLSQVDAIAAIPTGLPIVSSISAQLQTDLWKPDASGIAHFRYASRTNQSNFLEHYITSPGDIEALPWEAAEQIINKFGFNTVKLQFIFAAHAMRQGKPWESTFTLKASDIVAELGWDRNHSSTLPTKRNEVASIAYALSCLLVKAVWIEGRGNKKLDASTPVGRMWEVLIDVHGQFDLTTGKIEQPNEVYITVRPGLWTAHFLNQAGSKAKEALYQFGYLALNILKLDPYHDELTLRLAIHLTLDVRIRARDRNPYEYKVRSLLEAVLTESAVREARQSSEKSRSLFDRWNHALKLLLNLGWHPEDYSPESSGQPDTTPMFYVKPFPEWLNPDQKRRKPKGWIELWLEQKLVIKPPNPIPQRMEALTQSKQPRQKQLGGNSATEKLTGSEVKTARKARKWTQAKLAGTIDVDQSLIAKIESSKRPITPELETALRRVLEL
- a CDS encoding bifunctional DNA primase/polymerase; the protein is MLSTSSPIFQSIQESEDLFLRLFPHRYDYIWATYSEPSHTPNWQTQSRHPLSDRQIAQGSHLYGVRFGTKTQYAMLDIDAGSSYHPKRDPFAIARMISALEPLGLVSYLVCTSSYSGGLHIYLPFEEPQSSWQCAIAISVLLESAGFIVKLGQLEIFPNPKLYRNDGSFSLFNAHRLPLQIGSYLLNSDFQPIWSDRTTFVQHWNFARSRNTINSGAIKRVLKQFRRQQFRISGKADKYLNDLNAEIELGWTGHGQTNRLLGRIAMRSYVFHHVIAGGKPLSGQALIDEIVRVARSLPGYEEWCRHQHEIEHRAAEWARCVEASYYFHYGDANGKYKAQIKNHDRHISELPDWNQQQSESARSKIRNAIADLLNKESLPSKATERFKKLLQYHIGGGSLYRHKDLWHPQFLSLETEESSINQSEDCVETTSISPPSLLPGNGGNSSDEAPYAIAAPHGNVLDAISPVLPPRSIVAEAWHDVIQGAVQHADSAAMPTSHQVERMHSYLLSSDPILIAEAISWLQALQDYSASGRKMESTSSSIDSRSEEFCSSDSNHVTSSGSVPGN